The genomic interval GTGATATCCGCACATGATTCTGTAAATTCATTCAATACAATTGCACACCGTTGATCATGTAACAGGGTAACATTATGAATCATAGGAAAATTAAAATAATCTAGCCTATACTCAGAAATTATTGTATTAACGTCTTCTGAAGATTTTCTCTGTGTTCTTATTTCCAACCTGACCAACATTTCTTTTAATTTATCGTTCGCTTTTCGTACATAAATTTTATAGTTTCTCTTTATCCCTTCTACAATAAGACTTTCTTCTTCTAGTTGAAGACTTCCCTGAATTTGCCCCAGCCTTTCCAAATCTACCATTCGTGAAAATTTCTCACCCTCTCCTTCTAAAACCATCATTTGCTTTTTCATTATCGATTTTGCTGTAGCATATAAACGAGTTAAATATATTTCTTTCGGGGCATATCCCGAAGAAACTTGTATTTGTTCTCTTATAAAACTAAAAAAAGGTTTCAAATTAAAAGTTTCATGGAAGTTTAAAGCAAGAAGTTCCAAATTTAATATTTGTTCTTCAAGTTTACAGGTATCCGGCATAGAAAACACTTTCATACTTGAATTAAACATATCTTCGTGCAATTTATTTTCCGCCTCTTCTTGTTCCCTCATCATATCGGAGTATATCTGTATTGCCTCCATGGTGAGTACACCCTTTTCTGAACGTGCTTTAGCATCTGCCCGCTCCTTTAAATAATTGGAACCTAAATATCCTGAAATAAGTATTGCAGTTGCAATAATCAGGCTGCCACATGGCCCTAGATAATGTGTAGTAAACTTTTCAAATTTAGTACCCAAATATTTTTCTTTTTTAGCTTTTTCTTTCTCCGCCATGCTTATCTTCTCCTTGCCAGGAAAGAACCGTTTTTTTCTTCTAAAACGAAATCATATTGGATCGCATTCTCATAGATATATATTAAAATCGGTTCTGACATTAATTCTTCATTCCGTATTATAAGAAGGCCACGTCCTTTCCCCGGCACATATAATGAATAGGATCCATATTGTGCACATTTTGAAGAGTAAGTCTTTCCGGATGTTAGCATTTCAAGTTTTATCTCTGACCCTTCTGCTATTGGCTTTCCATCTTTTTTTATTGTTCCGTAAATTTCTCCCGAAAAAGCAATAGTAGTATTAAGCAACAGAAACAATATAACTATTAAATATTTTTTCATTCCCGATTCCTTCATTGCCTCCAAATGCTTAATCGATTAGTAGGTATGCATTACTTTTAAAGGAGTTGTCATGATATAATCATTACTGGTCTGTGCCCCATGGCATTTAATACATGATGACAGCTTACCGGCCAGCTTGATGGTCTTCGTCTCTCCGCCTTCTTCTTTCTCTGTGACCATAACGTCACCATTCGGTTCATATTTAATCCAGAACCAATCCTTCGCATCAGGATCAAAACCTTTTATTTTCTGCATTACCGTTATAGAATCAATGTTTTTATCCTTTCTATAATTCTCTTTAATTATTATCGCACCTGGTTGTAATTCACCTTTCTTATGTTTAATTGCCTCATGGGCGAGATCGTTTACATATGTGGTAAGCCAAAACCCATGTGGTTCTGTTCCTTCATAAAAAGCATTTTTCCCGGGCCACATTTTCCAGTTTTCCCGATACTTTTCATTTTGCATTCTTTCCCATAGTTCTTTCGCCATTAATTCATAAACAGGCTCGGTTCCTTTCGGTTTTTCCTCTGTTATTTCTTTTTTTGTAATACTTTTTACAAAACTTGTATAAATATAATCATTAAGAAACTGGTTTTTGTGACAAGAAATGCAGTTATCGACTTTACCAGCCAAAGAAATAGTTTTCCCATATTTTTCTTCAGTCATTATTGCACCATTTGGTTTAAACTTGATCCAAAACCAATCATTGTTTTCAGGATTAAAACCTTTTATCTTCTTCATTACGGTAATGTATTCTAAACTTTTATCAAACATGTAGTTTTCAGTAACGATAACAGCATCAAAAGGCATGGACTCTTTCTTACTGACAATAGAATCATAAGCCACTTCATTTACATACGTGCTCAATAAAGTCCCATGTGGATCAATTCCATTATAGAAAGCCTCTTTATCTGGCCACATTTTCCAACTTTCCTGGTAATTGTCACTCTTCATTTTATTCCAGATTTCAGTAGCTATCCTTTTGGCATTCATAACTTCTTCTTCTTTCTTTTTTGTCTCGCTTATTTCTTTCCCTATGTCCACAATCGGACTTGTATAAATATAATCATTGTCGGTCTGCAAACTATGGCATTCTATACAATCAGCAACTTTTCCTGCCAACTTTAATGCCTTATTATTTTTTTTAACAGTTGTAATTTCACCATCAGTTTCATATTTTACCCAAAACCAATCATTCGCAAGCGGATTGAAGCCTTTTATTTTATGCATTACTGTTATAAAGGTAATGTTTCTATCTGATGTATAATTCTCAGTAATAATTATCGCTCCAGAGGACAGCTTTCCTTTCTTATTTTTAATTGCATCATATGCAATATCATTCACATAGGTAGTCAGCAATTCCCCATGTGGCTGCCTTCCTTTATAAAAGTCTCCCGTATCCGGCCATAACTTCCAATTCAGTTTGTAATTCTCTTTGTGTATCGTATCCCAGAGTTCCTTTGCTTTCCCCTCCGCATCTGTTATTATCATTTCCGTTTTTTCTGTTTCAGGCAATCCTTTCTCCGTCTCCAAAGATGTTCCTTCTCCTGTAATTCCGGTCTTTTCTTCTTCAGAAACGTATGGTGATTTCTCTTTAGCAGACGCAGGTGTACTTTTTTCGACCGTTTCTGTTGATTCTTCAGATTTGTATCCCCTACCTATTTTTTTACATCCTATTATGGGGAAAAAACCAATTGCAATTACAACTAATAATGATAATAAATATTTTTTCACTTTTATCCCTCTCATTAATTTTTTGATTTAATTTTAGTTTGCATTCGTAATTATTCAGCGTAAACGATACACGGCTCGTTCCCAAACCTTGTACTGAACATAGTATCGTTTACGCTGAATAGTTACCTTTTAAGAGCATCGTCTCTGTCACCTGTTCTCCATCATAAACTTTAGCAAATTAAAGCATCCCCGCTCAAAATTGAGGCTAATTGCAAAATTTTGGTATCTATTCAGCGTATTTTCACCCACTGTCGCTACGAGCTAGCAAAATCAGGCAATTCGCCACGGAATAGCATCTGTAATGCCCGGCTCAAATTTACACCTTGTTTTCGACAGGTCGAGAGATAACTCCGAATGCGGCAGAAAATTTTCGCTCCCTCCAAAGAACGAAAACAGCCAGATATCTTCTGCTGAACCTTCGTCATCCTGATATCGTTTTCTGCCAAATTGTTCGTAAAGGGAACATTTTTATTGTCCATAAACCTCAACACATCACCCTCATACGTCCTCAATCGTTCCAGAAGATTCCGTGCCTTTGTCCTTTTTACCCTCCCCCTTTTTCCCTTACGGTTCGTTTCATCAGGAGGAGGGCTTTCGGCTTCTGCGTTTTGGAGTATCTTCCTATACCTTTGCCGGTATTTTTCTGACTCATCAGTTCCCAGCATTCCCCCGGCATCACTCGTCGCACGGTTTATCTCTTTAAGTAATGCTTTCATCTCTTTCGCCCACTCCTGCTTATTATCATCTTCCCACACACCATCCAATTCCCTCAAGTGGTGTGCATTACACAACGCATGCGTACAGTTGCTATAGGTGTAATACGACTTCAAATGGTCGTGGCAAAGAATCCCCTTAAATTCAGGTAATATCCCGATACTATTTATCGCTTCTGTTCCACGTCTTTCATGCGGGAAAAAGTACGTCCACAAACTATTGGATGCACTGTGCAACCAATACCTGTCTCCATTCTTGTTGATACTAGTTTCATCCACATGCATCACCTCTGATTTTGCAAGTTCTTCCCTGGCTCTCACTTCGAAGGGTTCCAATGACTCGTAGGCTTCCCTGTTAAAGTTGTAAACAGAACCTTCACTCAGCGGTATCCCAATCTGTCCTTCAAAATACTCCTGTATCCTCTTGTAGGGTATCAATTGATACTGCGACATATAGACTGCATGCGCTTTCAAATCCGGACCATACTGCACCGCCTTTGTTACCCCTTCCGGAAATGACGCTACAATCCGGTTCCCTTTCGCATCCTCTACTACCTCTGCACGATACTCCGTTACTACACGCGAAATCTTTATATCAAACACCTGGCGTGCTTCGTAACCTACCACCTTGTATTTGCTGCGCGGATACTTCCTCCGGTCTACTTTTATTACTTCCACCTCATCAGGATTGTCTACCTTTTTGAGCGTTACTCCATCACGGCCCTTTTGCCCGCCTGCCTTCCTTTCACCCTTCGCCTTGCTTTCTTTCTTGCGATTCGGATCGCTTGAGGGAGGCTTGCTGCTGTTGCGGCTGTTCCGGTTCAGACGTCCTACCAGCAGTGTTATCAATAATACCAACAACTCTATCATTGACCTCACCGCCGGTGACAGCCCTTTCTCTTCTGAAAGCAGCTTCTCTACTTTTTGGAGTGTTGCGTCTACGTCTATATTCTCTATCGTCAATGGATGATACCTGTATATATAATTAGCCTGAAATTATCTACTGCATCTATTATACTGCAGGTTTTTTCACCCTTTTCTTTCGCTCTATAACACACCACAAGGGCTCGAAATTCTATAACTGAACAGACCCCACACACGTCTCTATGCACGGCATCTTGCTGCCTGTTTTTAACGCATTTACAAACATATACATACACTACCAGGTAAATTGCTTGTTTGTAACATTTCTGCTGTCAAGTAAATTCTAAATTATTTTCGCTGAATAGTTACAAATTTTGTAAGGCCTGTTGATTTTGCGCCGGACATCTGCACGCCAGATGAGGGATACATGGTAATCGCCGCAATCTTTATCCCATACGATTTCAGCGCTTCAATCTCCAGACCAAGATTGACATCCAGGGAGGTTCACCGTCAGGCACAAAAGTAAGGTAATCTATGTATTCTCCAGATTCCCTTAGCTTCTCTATTTTCTCATCCGCTTCTTTCAGAATAACATCAGGTTTATAAAATTCACGTCGCTTAACAAGCCTTCGCATCGTGTACCCCAACTGGCAATAAACACATGAATAGGTGCAAACTTTCGGTGGAATATTGTTAATACCAAGACTGCGCCTTTATCCACCCTACTAAAGACTGTTTTGGCCAACGATTATCTTCTTCTTCTTTTTAACTCAAAATTTTAGATAGCCGCCTTACCCACCTCTACTGCAACTTATGTGATATCTCCTTGAGTTTTTTTCGTGCCAGGCCTTTAATACATATTTTTAAATTAGGTTGGGTTTTTAAATAAAAAACCAACCGGCATTCATTTTTACCCACCCCTTACCCCTCCAAATAGGGGAATTTGATATAGAGACGCAGGGCCATGCGTCTCTATAGGAGGGGTTTGAGGGGTGGGTTTGTTCATTGCTTAACTGAAAATATTGAAATCCATAAACATTTAATGTCGTAGCAAGTCTCGCCTTACCGCTACATAATCGGTTTAAAATCCCTAAGTATTTAATTCTCAAGTACAGTCAGGCTTATTATGAAAAATACTAATGCCCTGATGGTTGTTTGCCTCTTTTTTCAAGGGCTTCTTCAAATGTGTAGATTTTTCCACCAAATCCTTTTTGGAATTTTACTGCATCATCCTTTTTGCCAAAGGCGATCCAGTTATCAGAACAAGCAGGAACGGCATCGCTATGATGGAGCATGTACATCTTTGAAACATCCATCCATTCGCCGCTAATAAAATCCCTTGCCCTAACGGATGCTATTTTGTCTTTATTTCCTGCATGTTCCCATAACCCACAGTGTGGACATATATATGATACTGTTTCACCATTGGTATAGGTAATCTGGTAATCAGTATTTTCATTCCCTTTCAGCGGCATATGACACAAAGGGCATCTCACCTCTTTTTGCACCGCCAAGTAGCCCTCACATTTCATGTTTGTATTAAAGTATGCGTTACTTCCTTTAAGTTCAAATTTTCGTTCTCCATCATGAAAACTGGC from Candidatus Kuenenia stuttgartiensis carries:
- a CDS encoding cytochrome P460 family protein is translated as MKKYLLSLLVVIAIGFFPIIGCKKIGRGYKSEESTETVEKSTPASAKEKSPYVSEEEKTGITGEGTSLETEKGLPETEKTEMIITDAEGKAKELWDTIHKENYKLNWKLWPDTGDFYKGRQPHGELLTTYVNDIAYDAIKNKKGKLSSGAIIITENYTSDRNITFITVMHKIKGFNPLANDWFWVKYETDGEITTVKKNNKALKLAGKVADCIECHSLQTDNDYIYTSPIVDIGKEISETKKKEEEVMNAKRIATEIWNKMKSDNYQESWKMWPDKEAFYNGIDPHGTLLSTYVNEVAYDSIVSKKESMPFDAVIVTENYMFDKSLEYITVMKKIKGFNPENNDWFWIKFKPNGAIMTEEKYGKTISLAGKVDNCISCHKNQFLNDYIYTSFVKSITKKEITEEKPKGTEPVYELMAKELWERMQNEKYRENWKMWPGKNAFYEGTEPHGFWLTTYVNDLAHEAIKHKKGELQPGAIIIKENYRKDKNIDSITVMQKIKGFDPDAKDWFWIKYEPNGDVMVTEKEEGGETKTIKLAGKLSSCIKCHGAQTSNDYIMTTPLKVMHTY
- the tnpC gene encoding IS66 family transposase, which encodes MTIENIDVDATLQKVEKLLSEEKGLSPAVRSMIELLVLLITLLVGRLNRNSRNSSKPPSSDPNRKKESKAKGERKAGGQKGRDGVTLKKVDNPDEVEVIKVDRRKYPRSKYKVVGYEARQVFDIKISRVVTEYRAEVVEDAKGNRIVASFPEGVTKAVQYGPDLKAHAVYMSQYQLIPYKRIQEYFEGQIGIPLSEGSVYNFNREAYESLEPFEVRAREELAKSEVMHVDETSINKNGDRYWLHSASNSLWTYFFPHERRGTEAINSIGILPEFKGILCHDHLKSYYTYSNCTHALCNAHHLRELDGVWEDDNKQEWAKEMKALLKEINRATSDAGGMLGTDESEKYRQRYRKILQNAEAESPPPDETNRKGKRGRVKRTKARNLLERLRTYEGDVLRFMDNKNVPFTNNLAENDIRMTKVQQKISGCFRSLEGAKIFCRIRSYLSTCRKQGVNLSRALQMLFRGELPDFASS